tcttacctgcgaacttggggttgtttggcaaaggtgaatgtgccaataaacaaaaagcgaaagcttggatcaaagactgttgattgtgtttttcttggttatgctattcacagcgtgggttatagatttttaattataaattctagtgttcctgagatggctgttgatacaatcatggaatctagagacgctatattttttgagaatgaatttcccatgaaaaatgcaccaaGCATGAGtgatcatgaatttataatttcccatgagcatgaaaattttactctgATAGAGCAAATTGAGaaaccctatatgcaaaatcctaaggagtaggacactatagtcactagaaaaagtaagagacagaggactgcaaaagtcttttggtgatgactatattgtgtaccttgtggatgacacaccaacgaccattgaagaggcatattcctctcctgatgttgacttatggaaggaagtagTACGGAGtaagatggattctattatgtctaatggaacttgggaaatagttgatcgtccttatgggtgcaagcctataggatacttattcaccggttgcccgattgactacaattcgagttttgctttctctGGTAGCCTCTTATGGTcgtatcgttcatcaaatggacgttaagacagctttcctatacggagagttagaggaggagatctatatggattagccgtatgggtttgtagcaaatggtcaagaaggcaaggtgtgtaaattattaaagtcattatattgcctaaaacaagctcctaagcagtggcatgcgAAGTTCGACAtaactttaacatctgctggctttgttgtgaatgaagctgacaaatatgtgtactattggtatggtgggggtgaaggagttattttgtgcttatatgttgatgacatactgatctttggatccagcctcaaaatGATTggggaggtgaaggaatttttatctaataattttgaaatgaaagatttgggagaggctgatgttattcttaatatcaagcttctgagagaaggtgatggtggggtaactctgttacaatcccactatgtgaaaaaggtgctgagtcgctttgggtttagtgactgtgaacctgctcctacactttatgaccctagtgtgctattgaggaaaaatcggagaatagcaagggatcaattgagatattcccagatcattggttcgctcatgtatcttgctagtgcaacaaggcctagcATCTCATTTGCTGTATGCAAGCTGAGCCAGTTTGTGttaaacccgggagatgatcattggcgtgctcttgagagagtgatgcgctatctaaaaggcactatgagctatggtattcgttataccagacatccgaaggtgttggaaggctattgtgatgccaactggatctctgatgctgatgagctttatgccacaagtgtatatgtgttttcgcttggaggtggtgctgtttcctggaagtcttgcaagcagactatcttaacgaagactataatggaagcagaactcatagcattagacaccgctggctctaaggccgagtggcttcatgatctccttatggatttaccggttgttgaaaaacccataccggctatttctatgaactgcgataactagactgtgattacgaaggttaatAGTTCTAAGGATaatatgaagtccacaaggcatgttaagagatgactaaaatttgttagaaaattgagaaactctggagtaatagtgttggactatgttcacacgtctaacaatctggcagatcaattcactaagggtttGTCACGCAATGTAATAGAAAGTGCattgagagagatgggtttgagacccacatgaaatttactatagtggtaacatgttctatgtgatcggagatcccgtgaagtaggatggtgaaacaaactagtagtaaattgtgaggaaagatccttagtaagactcatttctgatgcatatctttcctttctgtaaggcaggtttgtttttaccttaatgtgttccaagtggcttgctaaagcaaagatgttgtcctatagaacatcttttgaggaacacacctatatgagccaGACTGCTgatcacagtctatgagatttgggtgatctctaaatactcatgaaatgggctggagtatgacttatatgcttcaaatagagaggatgccttttgcagcctagtatcagctaaggactttagtgacattcacctcacacaaaactatcaattcaaggcttagtccattgttcagctgtgactgagtgaaactattgctctagatggatgttcaacttaacagtctccatcgaaacactgatatataaaagaaatgtggttctgagactactttgttacaaaccctagagtttggtggggattattggatatattatgggcttggcccgtataatatttaataaatcaaataaaactctatggtccgtaacATTAAgcattgtatggtttaataccgtacgggattttgactgaacgttgactcagcttatttggttggaaattatccatcttaattgagaagctgagaaaaggacacaggagtgccacacgcgcgcgcgccccgccgccgccaccgctggtCGGGTCGGGCCTTGGGCGTAAGCGTGGGCGTGGGCCGGGCTGGGCCATGGCAGTGGCCGGCAGGCAGGCGGTGAGCGAGCGGACGGGTGGGCGTGGCCAGATTTTACCACTTAATTCACATAATTACGGGAGTTTCTTTCTTTTATGGTGGAGACGAGTTGATTGCGCCAGTTACCGTCTCTTCGTGTTTCCGTCTCTTGAGTTCCTCTGCTGGCTTTCTCCCTCCCCGCCGTAGGCATAAAAGAGAAAGTCCTTCATTAGTCTAATCTTCCCTTCGCTTCTGAGAGACCACATATCAGCCGCCCTTTGGTTTTCTCTGTCccgtaactctgcgcgcacgAAGCAACGGGAGAGCAGGTACCTCCGAAACCATCGTCCACctgcgaaccttgcacggggtatgcggcgattaggtttttggggagtgattccgcgactgctcgtccacgtcgcagacgtcttcttcctggtgaccgttcgtgggactgcactgcgatcttcttcctggtgatcgctcgtAGAACAGCAaggtgtcttcttcctggtgaccgttcatgggactgcactgcaaacaccttcctgcatcgactgtggtccacgacttcgagcaacgcactatgtctggtgcgaatgaagcctccgatgccctcggcatgggaccctccgctgggtacactctTAACTCTGTGGTTACCGTACTTTACGTACTTACTGTATAGATCAGTATGTCATacttgcatgctgtagcgtttgttagagatatacacatatacatatatgtcgtcacgaacctgctgatgttttatttctggattaaattgaccatgaaaatgcctaattatgTAACATTATTTGGCTCATCTTGTTGTACTTAGACGAGCTGCTGCGTATTAACAAGGACTCATACAAAAAATCCACTCAGTGAGCTGCTGCGTATTAACAAGGACTCATACAAAAAATCCACTCAGTGTAGTTGTCATCCAAGTATCTGTTGGCTTTACACGATGGGCTGGGAAGAACAAGATCATTATGTACATGCTActtttttctttttcacaaaGATTATGTACATTCTACTTGACGGATATCTTCTTCTACAAGTGGAATTGTGAATTGGTCTGTCGGACAATACAGGgtggcttttattttttttggtcaTTTTGCTTCACAAGTTTTTTTTAGACGATTTTGCttcacaatgttagaacgaccaatTGAAGACAAAAAGAATGACGGACAAATAGTGTCGATTTGACCACCAAAGCCACCATGCTTGGTTCATCTGTTATCCACAACTCACAAGGAAGGCTCGTTCTGGACAGAAAGCAGAGCACATCATAATCACCATGATGATCTAGCAGGGATCAGCATACCATTATGGTGCTCCCATGTCTGCTCCCTGTTTATTACAAATCCTGCACCTCAGGTCCATTACTTGTGCAAATATACATAGGTCCATTACTTCAATAAAAAACATACATAGTAGATGAAATATAGAGGGCCAAGTAATACAAGAGCGCCTCCGGTTACAATGATTCCTCAGTACGTCGTTCGTAGGCCTCAAGCAGAGCAATTGAGCAAAACAGAGTACTGGCCGCTGCAAGCTAGCAGGATGCGGCTCCGCCATAAGGATCCCTGCATATATATTAGTTACATACAGGATCAATGGATAATGGTACTTCAAAATTGAGTCCGTATTAAGCGGTAATACTACGTAGTAAGTACTACGACTGAACCAAAAGTAATGTGGAACACCTGTTACCTGAAAATATAGTACGTGGTTTATTTCTGGTATGGTCGTGCAGCAATTAGTCTTCATCTTCAGCACAAATGGTCGGTGATTTGATATGGCTGATCTTGTCGTACTCAGATGAGCTTCCTGTTAACAAGGACTCGTACAACCTCTTGCTGCAAGTCAACTTGAGATATCTTGGTCTTACTGTTGTCACATATTCCGGAACTGTCTCCATGGTGCCGTCCTCCATCTCCATGCTGTCAAGTGACGAGACTCCTCGTAGCACCTCCATATTTGGGCAGTATGAGATCTCGATTTTCTGCAACTTGGAGAGATTGCTGATCCTTCTCAGCTCCGGGCAGTCGAATACTTGAAGTTCCACAACTGAAGGGAAGTTCTCTATATATGTCAGGTTGCTCAGCTTGTACAGGCCCACTTCTCTTAGAGCATGCCTCCTGCTACTGGCAAGCCCTGGTGGAAGACAGCTTAGCTTGCAGTTTGCAATTGTGAGACTATTGAGTGCAGGCATGGCCACGGCATCTACAGTCACATCCTCGCCCTGCTCCTCCCAGACCCATTCCTCCCATTTGCACGAGCCAGCCAGACGAAGAAATGTCAGATTAGGAAATGTTACTACTGATCTAGCAGTGACGTCTATACCTCCACCCACTGCCAGGGAGGAGGGTGACTGGAACTCAGGCCCAACACTCCTGATGGTAGGTGCGTCATTAATGGCCAGCGACTCCAAACTAGGGAGCTGGCACAGACCGTCAGAGAGTTGGGTGCAATAATGAAGTTTGTCCATCCTTAAAATCCTCAGGCTCTTAAAGCCACATGTAGCTGGAACCATCATCCAATTTGGTAGCCGGCTACCAAAGTATCCTTCCATGTGTAGATGCCGTATGCTGGATGGAGGGCTGAGCTTCTCAATTACCTCCTCCACTactctctgctgctgctgcttgttggttTCATCCCTCAATCCCATGAATCCGGTGCTACTCCAATATAGTCCCAAGTAATCAAGGTGCTCCTTGCTACTAACCATGGCCATTCCAGCGGACGAGCTAGCAGACACATTTTCTAGACCATGTAAACAAAGCTTCCTAAGCAGGCACAGAGGCCCTATCTCTTCCAAGCTGCACCAGCCCGTGCCCCCATTCTTGTCCAAATGTACTCGGAACCCAAAAAGTGTTCTTAGATTTTTTAACTGACCAAACCCCTTGGGTATTAAAACATTGTCATGGGAACCATACATGCAAAGAGTTCTTAGATGCAGAAGCTGTGTAATGCAGCTAGGAAGATGGTCTAGCTGTggacatttctcaacccaaatgTGCTGCAAGAACTTCATCCTATGAATGTCTCCTGGTAGCCTAGTTATATTTGTATCCTCTAAGTGGAAGTATCTCAGGTGCCTCAGCTGACATAGAGAGTCAACCAATCTATCACAATCAGTACCCCTTATAAAAAGCACTCTTAGGGTAGACAATCTCCCAAATGAGTCACTAGGCCGAACATTAATTCTTTTATTTATAATTAATGTTCTTACTGATTTGTGCTTCTCTAGAATATCCCATTCTAGTGCTGACTTGGTTGATCCTATAGACAAGTGACGTACATGGCTGATCTTGCTACCACCATCATCTTGCTGGTCCTGGACCACCAATGATTCTTCTTTAGACATAAACTCTGCAAAAGATCGCACCACGTCATGCATGGTGCATGAGTATGGAGTGAGAGCTGATTCTGGTTCAATAAGATTCCTCGTGATTAGCTCCTGGTAATACCCATCTGCTATTTCTTCTAGCCAATCATCATATGAACTACTGCTTCTGTCCGGTGGATGGATAAATCCCTCACTGATCCACATCGGAACAACTTCACGTTGCCAAATAGTTGTACCTTTAGGGAAAAGTGAGCAGTATAGGAAGCACTGCTTCAGCTGGGGAGACAAATCCTCATAGCTCAAGTAGATCGCGTTGTCCAGTTCCTTAGGCAATCCAGCTACTGACCATGCATGATGCTTCAAAACAGCCTCCCAATCACCCTCGCTTCGGGGCTTCGTACTTAGCAGTCCTCCCATCACTTTGATAGCAAGTGGTAAACCTCCACACTTACTGATAATTTTCATCCCGACAACTTTCAGGTGATCTGTTCCATGTACCTACCAGCACAAACAACCATTTCCACTCATAAAACATATTTACAATATTTAATTTGTAAAATAATGGTAAGCAGTTAGCCGATTTGTTATACTATATAATCTTTTGTATATGCTGCCCCGCCTGCACGGACGGAAGAAGCTAAAATGATAAATACTCCCTGTCACAAAAAGAGCAAGTATGGGTTACGCGCTAGCCGAAATAGCTCCAGTGACAAAattttaataaataatattagcatttatgtctccctacaaatctattatgaaaatatattctgtaATAATTTAATGGCACTtactttgtatcataaatgttagtagtttcttatataattttgatcaaaattTAAATTACTTGACTTCTTGGGAAGTGAGAATTGCATTATttatggaacagagggagtagaaaGGTTCAGTTTGGAATTTGTGGGACCACCTCACATTGGGAGCATTGGCTGATTTGTTGATGGACGTTAAATTTTTGGTTTCCATTCAGTTTGCTACCTAAATTTGCCTACATCGCACATTTAGGTTGACAAATCGATAACGAATATTTTTGTGCAACTTTTCACAACTGAATATTTGGCATGGAAAATTTCGAGAGCCAATCAAGCATGCCTTAAATATGCATAAAGGGCATGTTTGGTTAGAAGCCTGGGCAACTTGCCTAGTAAAAAGTGATGCCTGGAAGTTGCCTGAAAAGTTGATGGTTTTTGCCTGGCGAGGTAATTCTAAAGAAAAGCTGTTTGGTTAGAGGTATATGCCTGAGAATGTTAATAAGAGGAGATATTCATAATATCAGTGTGTTAactgatgtttgtgatatataattAGCATATAGCTTTTGCAGTTTTactaaaaaatatatttgtataaaTATTTTAATTAGTTAAATAAATATAGAATTAGTTATAAATCTAAAAACGTTATTTTAATTAGATTTATTTTAGATTATTAAGCTAATAAAATAGAAATAAATATGTATTCATATTCAATTAATCCATAATGGTACACGTTTGCCTTAATAAAATAGCTAATGTACTTTTGCCTTAATTATAAGTAGCTAATGCACGGTAGTTAAATAGCTAAAGCAATCAAATCAGTCATTGGAGTAGCACTTATCCAGGCAAAGAAGCAGCAGGAGCCAGGCGACCGTTTTTCTACGCCTGGAGTCCGGCCGAAGATGCCTGGGGCAGGCAACCCACCAGGTCTGCAACCAAACAAGATGCAGTCAACTTCCAGGCAAGTGACAGGCGAGGCATTTTTCTCCCGGGGTTCAATCCAAACATGCCCAAATTGCCAAAATCAAATTATGATTTAGTGGCCAATCTTACATGTAGATGGGAGAGATGAGTAATTTATTGGAGACTTATAAGCGACCTTAGATTATGTTTAATACTAAAAAAAAATATTGATGCAAATTTAGAGGTACATTTATTACCTTTTTATAGTCGTACAAGTCGATAATTCAGATGCAGATGTTCATGTTACCTAGATTATTTTTACTAATGAAAAatatgggtaatttagatgcatatTTAGGTGTTACTttgttattttcatgatgatagaGATGGATAATTTGGATGCATATTAGGGGTTTTCTTTAGGTTATTACTAGCAAACATACCTGTGCGTTGCAATGGGAACTTTGTCATGTAGTTAGATTACTCATTTAGTGCTGGATATCTATTTAGTAATCACTTCATGTGTttcaattcatctaaaatcaaactctATATTGTGCCTTGACACATGCTATATTTTTACTCATATGTGTACGGGAGGAAACTCTCAACAATCATGTTATTTGTTCCATTTTATTTTGGAATCGGGCTATGCACCACGCCTAAACACTTAACTTGTACGGACATAGGTAAATGTGGTGGACCATGGTAACACTTTTGTATTCCAATTTGTTTTGGAAATAGACTCTACATCATGCTTAGACATCCTACTCTAACTTGTACACAAATGGAATAGATAGAGTCTGTTGGATCCCATCGGGCAATTGTGATTGATGAAAGATAAAGAAACCTTTTGGTCTTTAATATATGAAAGAaggcccgtgcgttgctatgaaAGAATGCCTAAGAGTTTTGAAAAAAGATGTGTCATTTGTCCGGACAAGTttttaaataaaacaaaaaatgaGAATTATTTTTGAATGACGGAAGCAATAATTAATACAGTTTCAAGGGCATCACTAGGAAGTTTGTGGTGCCATTATCCGATGACAGTGTGTAATACTCTGCGTCCAGAATTTGCTTATTTGACCCAGTTCCTCAAGTGCAACGGACCTGCAAACACatagcacctctcttgcacttcaGTCCTCAATTtgtgtaaaaggattaacccaaaGATGCTATTTTTCGAATGACAAGCCCTCACCCTAATAAATATATAAGGTGGTAATAAACCCACCAATTGTAACTGCTCATGTGCCACATGGGCCAACAACAGGCATCTAACAGGCTGAGGTGTTACATTCATCCCATGAAGGGCTGATGTCGTCGGCAGCTCACCACACACAGCAAATGCCTAGAACCACCCCTTGGTACACCCCTCTCTGGTCACATGGGCCAACAACACAACTACATGCTTCAAACGGGCTGGTGTGTTACACAATGTTCACCATGTTTCCAATGAGCCATTATCAAAACTTTCTGGCACTTTTGTGGGATTTAACATGGAAAtcattctcaaatatgtgttgtttAGGTTATCACTGTGGATGTTGTCTTTAGGATCTCTTAAGCTTTTATGTCTTGTTGCAAGCTGGCTCCTTCCATGTAATGGGGGTCATTCCCTAATATCTGCTATTTTTTTCTTAATAGATGAATATACAACTAGAGTTAATACTTAAGATATATGCATAGAAAATTACAATGACTAATAATAGGATAAAAGATGCAGTCCATGACATCGTAGCTCATCATGGACTATAACCATTGCGAACACACAATTTTGTGATACAAAAAGGAAGAAATAGTGAATATTGATGAAAAACATATAGATTACTTGGTCAAATTATCACACTTCGGTAGAGGTAACAGAGTATCTATATGGTTGTTATGTATAAAGAATAAAAGAGAGACAAAGGGCACAAAGACAAGCAATTTGATTAGATATAGGTACTATACATTTCCACAAACTTCTAAGACTTATATCTCAAAGGTTCAAACTTGTATAGGTGGACACGTAATGGATTAGTGTGAATAATTTAGATGCATATTCATGAGTCACTTTAGATTCAACAACAAAGCTCGATAATTTGGATGCGTATTTATGGCTTTACTAGGAGTTGTATATTGTAACTAATTTGTAATACCACAGTTTTCTAAACCTACTATGTCAAAATAGGCCCTGAATAGATAGAGTTAAGGGAATAATGTGCATTAAACTGCAAAATAAATGGTATATGTGTTCACTAACTTGATCAGGTGTTGGCGGCAACTGTTTGTTAAGCAAGGACCAAGCATCATCTTCGTTGAGTGGGCTGACATGATGTTGGTAGAATGAGGCTCCGGTCCGTAGAGCTAGGTCTTCTAATCTTGTAGTGATTAGCACGCAATTGCCCTGTTGATTTTTACTTGCATTTCTGACTGGAACACTAAGCACATTGCTCCATGCTACATTACTCCACACATCATCCAGGACCAGGAGAAACCTACCCATGGACAAGGTGTTGGTGAGCCTCCGTGagaggagggtcttgtcttgcacCCCACCATGGACTGCCCCAGCATGCTCAATTGCTGTCCTGAGAAGCTCAACCTCATCAAAGTGTTGGGTGATGCTTAGCCATATCTTCACTTTGAAGTGTCCTTGGACGGTGGTCTCATTGAAGATCTTCTGGGCCAAGGTGGTCTTGCCCATGCCACCTGTGCCCACAATGGCCACCACTTTGATGTCATGGTGTCCATTGATGATTAGCATTTGAGCAAGCTCCCTTGTCTCCCTCTCAATTTTCTCACCAACAATAGCTGACTCAACAAACTCAGATGTCACCTTCTCTCTAGTGGACATCCTCTGTTCTGGGTGGGATCCTAGATTGATGAAGTTGAACTTGTGAGCCTCTTCATAGATGTTGTCCAGCCTCTGGTTGAGCTCCTTGATGCGGCTGCCTATCTTGTGTGCGAACACAGGATTCCGTAGGCAGGAGAGCAATGGCCGGCAGCAACCTGGAGCCTTTTCAACCATGCTGCTACCTTTCGATTCCCTTTGCTTGTCAGCTTCGATTTGACATAGGTCTAGGATGTCGGTGGCGTCATACATGGCGTTCTTGAGGTTCTGAACCCACCTTTGCACCCTCAATTCAGTGATGTGCTTCCTCTCAGCGTCAGCATGGAAGCATTTGATACTTTCCATGTTGTTCTCTAGCTTCTCAATATCGCCAGATATGCCCAGCAACATCTTCACCTCTTCTGTTGCCGTGTCGGCTATCAGCCGCATCACGTAGGGTCCCATAGCATCCAAGATTGCGGCCATGGCTCCCCCAAACATCCGTCCTATACATATACAAGTACATCAGAATCATACACTTGATTCATCAGAACAACCACGGGATCATTTATTCTTTTGTGCCACTTGTACTAAATCACCTTATACTAGACCCTCATATAGTTTGGATCATGATAATTCTTTTTTTCAATCTAGATCTATTGTTTTAAACTGAATTAGGATGTGCCCAGGGATACTAGACGTTTAGTATGCTTACTAGCTTACACCAAAAGGGCGAGCAGCTGGGAGTTCAAAGATCCGTTATGTTTTCCTTCCTTGCAAAGCAGAGCATCCGTGTATGTATATATGATATATAATAGTACTCGAGCAGAGCAGAGGACGACCATGCTTTGACTAATTAAGTGTAGAACAAAAGGCATTATTTTAATTAGAACATGGGGCTTGCTACAAATCGTGCGTGCAAAGGAAGAGGAAGGCAAGTTAATTAAAGCCAAGAAAAAAATTGCTAACTTGTGTAAGTAGTAAGGAAAGCAAGCCAATGTAATTTGAGAACATATCGACATGGATAGAGCTCATCATTAAGCAAAGCAAGCAAGGAAATATATAGAAATACAGCAGATGAAACGAAGCTGTACACACCCCTTGTTGCTTCTCAGTTGGATACCGCCACCAGGTAGCAGcagtctcctctcctctcctctcccggaAGCACCTTCGGCAAGGAGGGCAGGGCTTTTTTGTATAGCTGGTGATGGTACCTAGCGATACCTAGCAATTATATAACGTGATGGTAGGATGGCAGGGCCAGCGTTGTCGTGTGTGTGTGTCAAACACTATAGAAATACAGCAGATGTACACACCCCTTGTTGCTTCTCAGTTGGATACCGCCACCTTGGAGCAGcagtctcctctcctctcccggaAGCACCTTCGGCAAGCAATTATATAACGTGATGGCTTGATAGCAATGCCGGGCCCCCCGGCGATAGTATAGAAATTTAATGAAAGGACCATGTTGATAGCAATGCAAGGTCAGTTGGTCTATATATATGTCTCCATCAGTCATACCGCATCACCGACCCCTGAGATGTGGCCGGATCGGCCAACAACTTTGCAGTATTATTccagatttttttttgaattatCAAACTGAAAATACTAATATCTATTTCTCGTCACTTCTTTATTATTCTTTATGATTCTCTCTGCAAAACAAGGTCTCACATGTCTATATTTCAAAGAAGAAATAATGGCATATAGCAAAAGGGCATATAGCCCGGTGGTTACAACAGCCACGGTAGTATATGTGGTCCTGGTTCAACTCTCCGTGGGAGTCACTTGCAAAGATTTAACGGCTCTGTGTTTTCACTGGCAGGTGATGTTCACGTCGACAGCGAGACGTATGTGGGGGACTTTGTCAATCTCGTCTCCAGGATTTGCCAGCTCGGCCTTCGAAGGTGCTCATAGGGTGAGGATTTACATGCATGGGTTTATAGGGGTGAGTGTACGTACGTTGCAAGCGTTTGACTGCGTAatcttttaaaaaaattaaaataatggCATATAGACACGGCACGTCATATTCAAAGCGTGCGACAAAATTAGGCATGGCTAGTCCAAACAAATATTTTTCTAGCCTTGGCCATATTTTGGTATGGTTTTGAAGCAAGCATCAAAATTTTGCCCAAGCTTTCGGCATGCATGGCCCATGTTTTGCCACAGCC
This sequence is a window from Miscanthus floridulus cultivar M001 chromosome 10, ASM1932011v1, whole genome shotgun sequence. Protein-coding genes within it:
- the LOC136489646 gene encoding putative disease resistance protein RGA3, whose protein sequence is MFGGAMAAILDAMGPYVMRLIADTATEEVKMLLGISGDIEKLENNMESIKCFHADAERKHITELRVQRWVQNLKNAMYDATDILDLCQIEADKQRESKGSSMVEKAPGCCRPLLSCLRNPVFAHKIGSRIKELNQRLDNIYEEAHKFNFINLGSHPEQRMSTREKVTSEFVESAIVGEKIERETRELAQMLIINGHHDIKVVAIVGTGGMGKTTLAQKIFNETTVQGHFKVKIWLSITQHFDEVELLRTAIEHAGAVHGGVQDKTLLSRRLTNTLSMGRFLLVLDDVWSNVAWSNVLSVPVRNASKNQQGNCVLITTRLEDLALRTGASFYQHHVSPLNEDDAWSLLNKQLPPTPDQVHGTDHLKVVGMKIISKCGGLPLAIKVMGGLLSTKPRSEGDWEAVLKHHAWSVAGLPKELDNAIYLSYEDLSPQLKQCFLYCSLFPKGTTIWQREVVPMWISEGFIHPPDRSSSSYDDWLEEIADGYYQELITRNLIEPESALTPYSCTMHDVVRSFAEFMSKEESLVVQDQQDDGGSKISHVRHLSIGSTKSALEWDILEKHKSVRTLIINKRINVRPSDSFGRLSTLRVLFIRGTDCDRLVDSLCQLRHLRYFHLEDTNITRLPGDIHRMKFLQHIWVEKCPQLDHLPSCITQLLHLRTLCMYGSHDNVLIPKGFGQLKNLRTLFGFRVHLDKNGGTGWCSLEEIGPLCLLRKLCLHGLENVSASSSAGMAMVSSKEHLDYLGLYWSSTGFMGLRDETNKQQQQRVVEEVIEKLSPPSSIRHLHMEGYFGSRLPNWMMVPATCGFKSLRILRMDKLHYCTQLSDGLCQLPSLESLAINDAPTIRSVGPEFQSPSSLAVGGGIDVTARSVVTFPNLTFLRLAGSCKWEEWVWEEQGEDVTVDAVAMPALNSLTIANCKLSCLPPGLASSRRHALREVGLYKLSNLTYIENFPSVVELQVFDCPELRRISNLSKLQKIEISYCPNMEVLRGVSSLDSMEMEDGTMETVPEYVTTVRPRYLKLTCSKRLYESLLTGSSSEYDKISHIKSPTICAEDED